A region of Anopheles merus strain MAF chromosome 2R, AmerM5.1, whole genome shotgun sequence DNA encodes the following proteins:
- the LOC121588869 gene encoding insulin-like growth factor-binding protein complex acid labile subunit — MLTKPISRSKTAVVAVVVLFSLLHITEARDRSFALLDCPPECLCDRPLQPEVWTEANRTSKASSTTQDDFEGNTELLGDDEDSTGSFHALCMVGQGAGFEKIEDLLSLDTTVLKIIYTSQTEQYQLNASNLVRFHHLRELHVQSLQAQLLRFSLDAELPVARLHLESLELVRTEPPTVLDRTQPSLTGLGLQSSPDATAYQIVATDEEEEIVVGGADGADSLTETFELEIVPYEVYKRELASTSNVSFYGWSNLTALSIHDCQLESLHPDFLYGLDRLQRLSLQHNNLKILPPFAFYGAPNMRLLSLANNRLLEVSYYSLAGLLELQVLDLSANNISKVSELTFPPFPKLAKLDLRQNPIEYVFDSSFAIANMTRSLFLGSDQVGLQIGTPKPFQGLAAMELLEIRNLQLPALNQYLFRGLRSLRTLRLLQGNISFVEYDSFAEMKNLTELYASGCAIATLSMDAFFGVKRLRIVDLSHNLLTELPVGLFDELLQLVELYLHGNRLTQLPTDFFRRLAPGVQIVRLIDNPWQCSCTMVQWRQAATNRLKISSSSDNPLAAYVYSNKLTPRCSDPAQGIQNRSVYYVIRKNLHCQIDSNQAHKIAQRISELNRRKQQALLQKRYHHHHRGGAVPAPAPSVRVALAHNNGVRPSAAVNGIMPGGVSIVQVYQKPHQSLLYQQKRQRLQQKLQKSQSRYATSAAAAAPAANVPTPQQHITSNDIEY, encoded by the exons ATGTTAACAAAACCCATTTCCCGGTCTAAAACGGCCGTCGTTGCAGTGGTGGTGCTTTTTTCT CTGCTCCACATAACAGAGGCACGCGATCGATCATTCGCTTTGCTCGACTGTCCTCCCGAGTGTTTGTGCGACCGACCACTTCAACCGGAAGTGTGGACTGAAGCCAACCGGACGTCCAAAGCATCGTCCACAACACAGGATGAT TTCGAAGGTAATACGGAATTACTGGGCGATGATGAAGATTCTACTGGCTCGTTCCATGCCCTGTGTATGGTCGGCCAAGGCGCAGGGTTTGAGAAGATCGAAGATCTTCTATCGCTCGATACAACGGTGCTGAAAATAATTTACACTTCCCAGACGGAACAATATCAGC TGAATGCTTCCAATCTGGTCCGCTTCCACCATCTAAGGGAGCTTCATGTGCAGTCACTGCAAGCGCAACTGTTACGATTTTCGCTCGATGCGGAACTGCCCGTGGCCCGACTACATCTGGAATCGCTCGAGCTGGTGCGCACCGAACCACCGACCGTACTGGACCGTACGCAACCTTCACTCACCGGGTTGGGCTTACAGTCTTCCCCCGACGCCACCGCTTACCAGATCGTGGCTACTGACGAGGAGGAAGAGATTGTGGTCGGTGGGGCTGACGGGGCCGATTCACTCACCGAAACGTTCGAGCTAGAGATTGTGCCGTACGAGGTGTACAAGCGCGAGCTGGCCAGCACCAGCAACGTGTCGTTTTACGGCTGGTCCAACCTAACCGCACTGTCCATCCACGACTGTCAGCTGGAGTCGCTGCATCCCGACTTTCTGTACGGGCTCGACCGGCTCCAGCGTCTGTCGCTGCAGCACAACAACCTCAAGATACTGCCACCGTTTGCGTTCTACGGCGCACCGAACATGCGGCTCCTTTCGCTCGCCAACAACCGGCTGCTCGAGGTCAGCTACTACTCGCTGGCCGGCCTGCTCGAGCTGCAGGTGCTCGATCTGTCCGCCAACAACATCTCCAAGGTGTCGGAGCTTACCTTCCCCCCGTTCCCGAAGCTGGCCAAGCTCGATCTGCGCCAGAACCCGATCGAGTACGTGTTCGACAGCTCGTTCGCGATCGCCAACATGACCCGGTCGCTGTTCCTCGGCAGCGACCAGGTCGGGCTGCAGATTGGCACACCGAAACCGTTCCAGGGGCTGGCCGCGATGGAGCTGCTCGAGATACGCAATCTGCAGCTGCCCGCCCTCAACCAGTACCTCTTCCGGGGGCTCCGTTCGCTGCGCACGCTGCGCCTGCTGCAGGGCAACATTTCGTTCGTCGAGTACGACAGCTTTGCGGAGATGAAGAACCTAACCGAACTGTACGCGTCGGGCTGTGCCATTGCAACGCTTTCGATGGATGCGTTCTTCGGCGTGAAGCGGCTGCGAATAGTCGATCTCTCGCACAATCTGCTCACCGAGCTGCCGGTCGGACTGTtcgacgagctgctgcagctggtcGAGCTGTACCTGCACGGCAATCGGCTGACCCAGCTACCGACCGATTTCTTCCGCCGGCTCGCACCGGGCGTTCAGATCGTGCGCCTCATCGACAACCCGTGGCAGTGCAGCTGCACGATGGTACAGTGGCGACAGGCGGCCACCAACCGGCTCAAGATATCGTCCTCCTCCGACAACCCGCTCGCTGCGTACGTGTACAGCAACAAGCTGACGCCGCGCTGCAGCGACCCGGCCCAGGGCATCCAGAATCGCAGCGTCTACTATGTGATTCGCAAAAATCTCCACTGCCAGATCGATAGCAACCAGGCGCACAAGATTGCGCAGCGTATCAGTGAGCTGAATCGCAGGAAGCAGCAGGCGCTGTTGCAGAAGcgttaccaccaccaccaccggggaGGAGCAGTACCAGCACCAGCGCCATCCGTTCGTGTGGCCCTCGCGCACAATAACGGCGTACGACCCAGTGCGGCTGTGAACGGCATCATGCCGGGGGGTGTAAGCATCGTGCAAGTCTACCAGAAACCGCACCAATCACTGCTCTACCAACAGAAACGCCAGCGACTGCAACAGAAGCTGCAGAAAAGTCAGTCCCGGTACGCGACgtcagcggcggcggcggcgcctGCGGCAAATGTACCCACGCCACAGCAACACATCACTAGCAACGACATTGAATACTAG
- the LOC121588870 gene encoding 3-phosphoinositide-dependent protein kinase 1, which translates to MPHCSKPASVDMQSTTTSSTSNTVVMDSNRSTKPSSGHRLNPNDFYFGKMLGEGSFSCVYLAKEVRTSKKYAIKVCEKRLILREKKQEYVKREREVLNRLTGRPGFLGLYCTFQDRSKLYFVMTYACNGTLLTLLSRPSFTLDCARFYAAEILLALETMHDMAILHRDIKPENILLDERMHVLIADFGSSKLDYKEEDEDEEEQADSGCEEKKDAPSSPTMSTARKHAQRVLGAEYDDDDTDDNGEDAPPATRPPNKRRSFVGTAQYVSPEILTGTPSSPASDLWSYGCTLYQMVCGVSPFRAASEYLIFKMILRCQVSYADSFDHTAKDLVTRLLHLEQSKRLGARDSPRYRTIRQHAFFEGIDFEHLRQQPAPMPSTNTETVLNNETVHFPEGMQPGLDDRQITRLFDFKLAEVKENDDARDDEEDDEDEEVVGRSGGVEGERKKGDKTRGSGGGGGGESGGESVDKDEADSNRAGTGRVFSLTRSGLSSLKFFKTVEEAFKNDPGPVSLWQPFADGDEILKYGIIYKRKGLFARRRMLLLTKRPRLIYIDPVTMVKKGEIPWTSSLSVEAKNFKTFYVNTPNRIYYLEDPEGFALKWCDTITDVHRKAFLNSENNDTTTTTTSNSLVQKE; encoded by the exons ATGCCCCACTGTTCGAAACCTGCATCCGTGGATATGCAatcaaccaccaccagctccACCTCCAACACG gtaGTAATGGATAGCAATCGCAGCACCAAGCCAAGCAGCGGCCATCGGCTGAATCCAAACGATTTCTATTTCGGCAAAATGCTCGGCGAAGGAAGCTTCAGCTGTGTTTACCTGGCCAAAGAAGTTAGAACATCCAAAAAATACGCAA TAAAAGTGTGCGAAAAGCGGCTCATACTGCGGGAAAAGAAGCAAGAGTACGTGAAGCGCGAGCGGGAAGTGCTGAACCGGCTCACCGGGCGGCCCGGTTTCCTTGGGCTGTACTGCACGTTCCAGGATCGCAGCAAGCTCTACTTCGTCATGACATACGCCTGCAACGGTACGCTGCTGACGCTGCTGTCCCGGCCCTCCTTCACGCTGGACTGTGCGCGGTTCTATGCGGCCGAAATACTGCTCGCCCTCGAAACCATGCACGACATGGCCATCCTGCACCGGGACATCAAGCCGGAAAACATTCTGCTGGACGAGCGCATGCACGTGCTGATCGCTGACTTCGGCTCCTCCAAGCTCGACTAcaaggaggaggacgaggacgaggaggagcagGCGGACAGTGGGTGCGAGGAGAAGAAGGACGCACCGTCCTCGCCCACCATGTCGACGGCACGCAAGCACGCCCAGCGGGTGCTCGGGGCCGagtacgacgacgacgatacGGACGATAATGGGGAGGACGCGCCGCCAGCAACACGCCCGCCCAACAAGCGGCGCAGCTTCGTCGGCACCGCCCAGTACGTTTCGCCCGAAATCCTTACCGGTACACCTTCCTCGCCCGCCTCCGATCTCTGGTCGTACGGCTGCACGCTCTACCAGATGGTGTGCGGCGTGTCGCCGTTCCGGGCCGCGTCCGAGTATCTGATCTTCAAGATGATCCTCCGCTGCCAGGTGTCGTACGCGGACAGCTTCGACCACACGGCAAAGGATCTGGTGACGCGCCTGCTGCATCTGGAGCAGTCGAAGCGGCTCGGTGCGCGGGACAGCCCGCGCTACCGCACGATACGCCAGCACGCGTTCTTCGAGGGGATTGATTTCGAGCATCTGCGCCAACAGCCGGCCCCGATGCCGTCCACCAACACGGAAACAGTATTAAACAATGAGACGGTCCACTTCCCCGAGGGCATGCAGCCCGGGCTGGACGACAGGCAGATAACGCGCCTGTTCGACTTTAAGCTGGCCGAGGTGAAGGAGAACGATGACGCGcgcgacgacgaggaggacgacgaggatGAGGAGGTGGTGGGACGCAGCGGAGGCGTGGAAGGCGAGCGCAAAAAGGGTGATAAGACTCGTGGCAGCGgtgggggaggaggaggagaaagtGGAGGCGAAAGTGTGGACAAAGACGAAGCCGACAGTAACCGGGCCGGGACGGGGCGCGTGTTTAGCTTAACGCGTTCCGGGCTGTCGTCGCTCAAGTTTTTCAAAACAGTCGAGGAAGCGTTCAAGAACGATCCGGGCCCGGTAAGCCTGTGGCAGCCGTTTGCAGACGGCGACGAGATCCTAAAATACGGCATCATCTACAAACGCAAAGGACTGTTTGCCCGGCGTCGCATGCTACTGCTGACGAAGCGACCCCGGCTAATCTACATCGATCCGGTAACCATGGTGAAGAAGGGCGAGATTCCCTGGACCTCCTCGCTGTCGGTTGAGGCGAAGAACTTCAAAACGTTCTACGTAAACACG CCAAACCGAATTTACTATCTGGAAGATCCGGAAGGATTTGCACTGAAGTGGTGTGATACCATTACCGACGTTCATCGAAAGGCTTTCCTAAATAGTGAGAATAATgataccaccaccacgaccacaTCCAACAGTCTCGTTCAAAAGGAATAA